The Vicia villosa cultivar HV-30 ecotype Madison, WI unplaced genomic scaffold, Vvil1.0 ctg.000054F_1_1_2_unsc, whole genome shotgun sequence genome segment TAGAGTCCTTTTCTCTCTCTAAAGTTAAACTGAAATGGACCATTTAAAATTACCTACATGAAATAGAAATTGAAACATTGCAGGATAATAAAATATTACAGGAGGAGCCATAATGAGTTTTTACCTTGTGGTATGATGATTCTTTTTGAACCTGCCAGAGTTTTGGTCGTCGAATTGCATGCCACCTGTAAAAGTAAACTGATAAATATACTACAAAGAAATATAAAGCTTTGCTTTGCAGAGAAGACTGCACGCATATAAGTGATTACCTGGAAGAAATTGGCTGAGAATTTCCGAACAGCACCCCACGAACAGCAATTGACGCAGCAGCCGACTGTAAAATACTCTCTGCCTCATTATGACTAGATAGCATACCCCGAAGCTTTGCAAGAAGAATGTCAGCATCACCTAGATATGAAGACAAAACCCATGCATCCTCTACCGCCTCATCATTCAAAAAATCTAGAACTGCAAGATATTAGTAAGAATTAGAAAATCACTGTTTCGGTttagtaaaattttaaaaacaaaaaatatcttCACTATAATCAATTTTTCACAAAGAAAACTAACGACGGCTTGAAAGGAAATACCATTTTCATGCAGAAAATCAGCAACTGGACCAGGTTGCACATGGCTTTGACAGAGAATCTTCTCTGGGACATCCATTTTTAAAGGTAATCTTGAAAATCTTTCTTGCATGAGAAAGTCATTTTGGTCTAGAAGAgaatgaactaaaattaaaatgggGCAGGATAAAATTATCTTAATATTCAACAGACACTTATTTCTACTGCTGTTTCCCCCACAGAGAGACAATACATGAAATTTAAATTTGACAATTATTTATGAACCAGTACCATATTCTGCTGCAACTCCAGTCTCCCTCTTATTATGCAAAAATTTCCCTAAGGCGTGAAATAAAGATACTGTCTCATCTCTGCCAAAGTACAAGGAAGATCCATCATCTAACTCAACTGGTTTATTACTTTTCTCTTTTAATGCATGAGGAGTGCGAGTTGATAGAGACAAAGAATGCACTTGATCTGGGTTCACACAGAAAAACTGTAGAGAAGTAATTGCATGTCTGATGTCACCTCCACTTGCTTTAGCTATTAGATCAACATGTTCAGCAGTCACATCACACTGCTCATTTTGACATATTCTAAAAAGTACCTTCTTAATAGAATTAACTGTAATTGGATTGAATGCGACCTGAAAGTTTCACCAATTAAATTTAGGCATAAGTATATTATAACATGAAATCGAAAACCACGAGAATTCTTCAAGGTAGTAGTAACCTTACAAGCCCCAGAACGTTCTAGAGATATTTTTAGTTCTTCAACGGATCTTGCATTATAATCAGCTGAATCAGCATTGCCATAATCGGTCACCAATATGGCTGTGGGTATCTGAGTTGTGTACACCAAAAGGTGCAAGCAATCTTTAAGTCTTCCTAAAGCAGCTTTATTATGCATCATGGGAAGATCGTCTATTAAAAATATGACGGAAGGCTTTGATTCCCCGGTAAAGGAAGTTGGTATAAATCCATATTTCCGTATTCTCTCAACAAAACTAACAAATTCATCCAACTTGGAAGTGTATTTGGTTGCTGTCAATCAATCAAAAAATGTATAAGAAATAAACAGTCACGACTCACAAGTTACAAATTTCGATTATTCAGTGTTTTTCCTATGAAATTCCATTTGGACTATAAACACAATGGACATAGTCATTTACTCATTTGGACAATAAATCCTCAAGAACTCTCATTATTTAACAGTAAAAACGGATTATGGAATAGGAGGGCCTAAAGGGGAAGAGAGTGAAGCTTGTCATAACTATTTCATCAAGAGCATACAGGCGTGGCTCACCTGTTCCAGAGTTATAAAGATGCTCTTGCCAAATTACAGGTGTAGGTGTGTTCCATCCACATACCATCGCACCCAAATGAGAAGCAACTACATGAATAGCAGCCTACGCAATCAAAAGAAGAAATTTTTCAATGTCAATCAATGGGTATTCCTAACAAAGTAAATTATGTTAAGATGTGGTTCTTCGTGACAATGTTATAACTAAAAAACCTTTTAAACATTTTAGATAACGCAGAGTCTACAAAAGTGAAAAGTAGAAATTCTAGGTTGACTGAATTAAAATCTGTCTGTGTGAAAGAAACtaagaataaaaatatagaaGCATAAACAAACGGAGATAAAAGGAAAATTACTGACACCAAGCCACATGATATTGAAGGTACCGATTATTATCATTTCTAAATTGTCCTATGTGACTGCTAGCACATGAAAGAGGGGTAATGGTGTTAAGAGTTTAGAAAATAATGGAAGAGCAACATACAGATTTTCCAACTCCTGCCTGCCCACTGACAACAAGAACGTTATTTCTGTAGACACCCTGTAAACAAAGGAGAGAAGAAATAAGCTCACATTACACACACAGACACAAAGTGCAGGGAAAGACTTACATTCACTTGTATCAGTATAACTTTGTACGGAGAAAAATTTTCTCTAGAAATTTCAACTCCATAACCAAGTAAATACTTGGGATTTGGGAGAATTAGTAAACCAACAACTAATAAATGATGATGTTCTCTTCTTTCAGCGGCAAGAAAAAATTTTCATGTCTACTTCGTTGTAAAAAGATGTTTACTTCTTATAATAGTTGTAATAATGTTTATACAATGATAATGCTCACGGCTTAACGCATCAAGCCAAAATAAGAGCATGGGGGAAGCTAATTATGAAAAAGTTAAGAATCTATTACCTAAGACTCAATCATTTTAATAATCAACAAAATCTTCCACAACGACATTGAAAATCAAAGAACCAAACATTCTTAAATATTGATAATTCAACTATGATATAGTGTATCCTTAATTTGCCTAAACATTTTTTTGCATGTCTCTAGAAGGATATAAATTCTATAATGGGTGAAAACCAATGGAATAATCATAAGACACAAACAAACTGATTAAAATTATATAGTAGTTTTCCTATATTAATTACCTTTGAAGGTTTCAACCTTTCTTCAAACCACGTCTTAACTTCTTCAACCTGCAAACACAACAAACAGGGAAAAGTGAAAATGGGATAGCATTCATATAACCAGTATCAAGAACTATGAAGAGATATTTGACCTTTTTCTTGTGAACAGAAAGCTCTTCCAGTGATTGAGGCTTGTATTTATCAACCCATAGCTCCTCTGCAGTGTTCTGTTGAGTACCTGGTACATCCATTCAGCACTTATGATTTGTAAGATCAAGGAACAAGATAAAGATTCAGAGGCACAATGACTGGAGAAAACAGCATAATGTAagcttttaaattttgtttaaaaagCTGCTTAACGACTTAGACCTGTTTTACAAATCTTAGGGTTTTAACAATCAATAAAGCCCCATATATTGGCACGTACTAACAAACTGAAAAGGAACCATTGAAATACTACATATTTTATCTTTCCAAAATATCCTTCATTCTCTCCTGAGTTACAGTGAAGTGTCAAATGCGGAGACTTCTCTCCAGCTGTGACTTTCTATGCACTTGAATCAAAGGATTGAATGATAGTGTTGGGTGCTGTGGTATCTTAAGGGATAGTAATCGTAATTGGATTTGTGGCTTCTTCAAACTCTTGGGCTCAGTGCTTATGTGGCAGAATTATGGAGCGTATTAGAAGGTCTAGGGTTGGTTCGTTCTCGAGGTTTTATCAATAAAGCTTCATGCAGATTCCAAGGTGGTGGCTACTTCTTTAAATTGTCGGTCTACCGGTAAGCAAATTTTTGTGAGTGCTTTGGCAAATGTGGGTTGTGAAGGTGGCTTGCCTTTGATTATTTATGAGCTTTGTCCGACTCAATTTAGGCACT includes the following:
- the LOC131623182 gene encoding cell cycle checkpoint protein RAD17, which translates into the protein MPKRNSVIVLSSDEEQETPKTRSYSSTRTKPKPKASSTGSRGRKKARVSSSAPRLSKLHEIDLFDDDFNEVFTRSKVFTGTQQNTAEELWVDKYKPQSLEELSVHKKKVEEVKTWFEERLKPSKGVYRNNVLVVSGQAGVGKSAAIHVVASHLGAMVCGWNTPTPVIWQEHLYNSGTATKYTSKLDEFVSFVERIRKYGFIPTSFTGESKPSVIFLIDDLPMMHNKAALGRLKDCLHLLVYTTQIPTAILVTDYGNADSADYNARSVEELKISLERSGACKVAFNPITVNSIKKVLFRICQNEQCDVTAEHVDLIAKASGGDIRHAITSLQFFCVNPDQVHSLSLSTRTPHALKEKSNKPVELDDGSSLYFGRDETVSLFHALGKFLHNKRETGVAAEYDQNDFLMQERFSRLPLKMDVPEKILCQSHVQPGPVADFLHENVLDFLNDEAVEDAWVLSSYLGDADILLAKLRGMLSSHNEAESILQSAAASIAVRGVLFGNSQPISSRWHAIRRPKLWQVQKESSYHKNEMFRQRIPACNQLSSYHMSVMATEYMPMFKLLGNRVGSGYNELDQESVQNLDMEDFDTDKMSLDGEAMEISDDDIEDW